From Pedobacter indicus, a single genomic window includes:
- the mutY gene encoding A/G-specific adenine glycosylase, whose amino-acid sequence MDFSRIIIEWYEQNKRDLPWRETKDPYIIWLSEIILQQTRVNQGLSYFCTFQKDYPNIFEFANAKEDEILRRWQGLGYYSRARNMIKAAEKVITDHNGVFPTSYDALIKLPGIGEYTAAAVSSFSNNEPRAVVDGNVSRVLARYFGISEAINSTTGKKKFQNLAQEVLTKQDPGLHNQAIMEFGALQCKPQNPDCSICPLKNSCYAFLNNSVRELPHKLKPAKSKNRYFHYFVIRKNGAILVQKRTQNDIWKNMYELPLIETANALDNTQIQLSAPYIEAFGTETTIIHKSRTIKHILSHQNIYACFYEIKNVDEQLMKNKLWNYVLIKDLDKLAKPKLIYTFIESFFT is encoded by the coding sequence ATGGATTTCTCGCGGATTATCATTGAATGGTATGAACAAAATAAACGTGACTTGCCTTGGCGTGAAACAAAAGACCCCTATATTATCTGGTTGTCTGAAATTATTCTGCAGCAAACACGTGTAAATCAAGGTTTATCATATTTTTGTACTTTTCAGAAGGACTACCCCAATATTTTCGAGTTTGCTAATGCGAAAGAAGATGAGATATTACGGCGATGGCAGGGACTAGGGTATTACTCGCGCGCAAGGAATATGATCAAAGCCGCGGAAAAAGTCATTACAGACCATAACGGCGTTTTCCCGACGAGCTATGACGCACTCATTAAGCTTCCTGGGATTGGCGAGTACACTGCCGCCGCTGTGTCTTCTTTTTCTAATAATGAACCTAGAGCCGTTGTAGATGGCAATGTTAGTCGCGTACTTGCACGTTACTTTGGCATAAGTGAAGCTATTAACTCAACAACAGGCAAAAAAAAGTTCCAAAACTTAGCTCAAGAAGTACTTACAAAACAAGATCCCGGCCTCCACAATCAGGCTATCATGGAGTTTGGTGCACTCCAATGCAAACCTCAGAACCCTGACTGCAGTATCTGTCCGCTAAAAAATAGCTGTTATGCGTTCCTCAATAACTCGGTCCGAGAACTCCCTCATAAGTTAAAACCAGCAAAAAGTAAAAATCGATACTTCCACTACTTCGTTATACGTAAGAATGGCGCAATTCTCGTCCAGAAACGCACGCAGAATGATATCTGGAAAAACATGTATGAGCTGCCGTTAATTGAAACCGCTAATGCGTTGGACAATACGCAGATCCAGTTATCAGCACCATATATAGAAGCTTTCGGAACGGAGACGACAATTATTCATAAAAGTCGAACAATCAAGCATATCCTGAGTCATCAAAATATATACGCATGTTTCTACGAGATAAAAAATGTCGATGAACAACTTATGAAAAATAAATTGTGGAATTATGTTTTGATAAAAGATTTAGATAAATTAGCTAAACCAAAGCTTATATACACTTTTATTGAATCATTCTTTACTTAA
- a CDS encoding single-stranded DNA-binding protein, protein MSGINKVILVGHLGKDPDIRHLDNNVTVASFPLATSETYNKDGKRMEQTEWHNIVMWRGLAEIAEKFLHKGKLVYIEGKIRSRSYEDKENIKRYTTEIVADSFTMLGRKSDFEAPTDNRNNENETSVDFKENQNEDDDLPF, encoded by the coding sequence ATGTCAGGCATTAACAAAGTTATTCTAGTAGGGCATTTAGGAAAGGACCCCGATATACGTCACTTGGACAATAACGTAACTGTAGCAAGTTTTCCTTTGGCCACATCCGAGACTTATAATAAAGACGGGAAGCGAATGGAACAAACCGAATGGCATAATATAGTCATGTGGCGAGGGCTAGCCGAAATTGCGGAGAAATTTCTTCATAAAGGAAAGTTAGTCTATATCGAAGGAAAAATTCGAAGCAGATCTTATGAAGATAAGGAAAACATAAAGCGCTATACGACCGAGATTGTAGCGGATAGCTTCACTATGCTTGGAAGAAAAAGCGATTTTGAGGCACCGACTGACAATAGAAACAACGAAAATGAAACCTCGGTTGACTTCAAAGAAAATCAAAATGAGGATGATGATCTACCTTTTTAA
- the aspS gene encoding aspartate--tRNA ligase, which translates to MLRTHTCGELTTADLGQEVKLCGWVQKSRDLGGMTFVDMRDRFGITQLTFNSEDDPELRAKARELGREFVIRVTGMVIERASKNLKIPTGEIEIKVSQLEILNEAKLPPFLIEDETDGGEELRMKYRYLDLRRNPIRENIILRHQIAQEIRKYLDAEQFLEIETPVLIKSTPEGARDFVVPSRMNPGEFYALPQSPQTFKQLLMVSGFDRYFQIVKCFRDEDLRADRQPEFTQIDCELTFVEQEDILNIFEGLIKHLFKTVKGVVLGDFPRMEYADAMRLYGSDKPDIRFDMKFVELNDVAKVSDFQVFNSAELVVGINAEDCVSYTRKQVDALIDFVRKPQIGASGLVYIRYNVDGTLKSSVDKFYTVEQLRAIAEKMAAKPGDLMLLMAGPADKTRKQLSELRLEMARLLGLRNKGTYSPLWVVNFPLLEWDEETNRHHAMHHPFTAPKPEDLSKLDSDPLSVRANAYDIVINGIEVGGGSIRIHDQKSQSKMFELLGFSADEAKAQFGFLMDAFTYGAPPHGGIALGFDRLVSIFAGLDSIRDVLAFPKNNAGRDVMIDSPSPITQQQLNELQINLK; encoded by the coding sequence ATGCTGAGAACTCATACTTGTGGCGAGCTAACCACCGCAGATTTAGGACAAGAAGTAAAACTTTGTGGATGGGTACAAAAGTCACGCGATTTGGGAGGGATGACTTTTGTAGATATGCGTGATCGTTTTGGGATCACACAATTGACGTTCAATTCAGAAGATGACCCTGAACTGCGCGCGAAAGCTAGGGAATTGGGAAGGGAGTTTGTAATTCGTGTAACGGGAATGGTTATCGAGAGAGCAAGTAAAAACTTGAAGATCCCCACGGGGGAAATAGAAATAAAAGTCTCGCAGCTTGAAATATTGAATGAAGCCAAACTTCCTCCATTTCTCATAGAGGATGAAACTGACGGAGGAGAGGAGTTGCGAATGAAGTATCGCTATTTGGATCTCCGTAGAAATCCAATACGTGAGAATATTATTCTCCGACATCAAATAGCACAAGAAATAAGAAAATACCTGGATGCAGAGCAGTTTCTTGAAATTGAAACTCCTGTACTGATTAAATCGACGCCCGAAGGGGCACGAGACTTTGTAGTGCCGAGTCGGATGAATCCGGGTGAGTTTTATGCACTCCCCCAATCTCCACAAACATTTAAACAGTTACTGATGGTTTCGGGTTTTGATCGTTACTTCCAAATTGTTAAGTGTTTTAGAGATGAGGACTTGAGAGCTGATCGTCAGCCGGAGTTTACTCAGATCGATTGTGAACTAACCTTTGTTGAGCAAGAAGATATCTTAAATATTTTTGAGGGGTTGATTAAGCATTTATTCAAAACCGTTAAAGGTGTTGTATTAGGAGATTTTCCACGAATGGAATATGCCGATGCGATGCGGTTGTATGGTTCTGATAAGCCGGATATTCGCTTTGATATGAAGTTTGTTGAACTAAATGATGTAGCGAAGGTATCAGATTTTCAGGTTTTTAACTCAGCAGAGTTGGTTGTGGGTATTAATGCGGAAGACTGTGTTTCGTATACCAGAAAGCAAGTAGATGCATTGATTGATTTTGTCAGAAAACCTCAAATTGGAGCAAGTGGCTTAGTTTATATACGCTATAATGTTGATGGTACTTTAAAATCATCCGTTGATAAATTTTATACCGTAGAGCAATTACGAGCCATTGCAGAAAAAATGGCTGCAAAGCCGGGCGACCTCATGCTTTTGATGGCAGGACCGGCTGATAAAACGCGGAAACAATTGTCTGAGTTACGGTTGGAAATGGCAAGGCTTCTGGGGTTGAGAAATAAAGGAACGTATTCGCCACTTTGGGTTGTTAATTTCCCTCTGCTAGAGTGGGATGAAGAAACTAACAGGCATCACGCGATGCATCACCCTTTTACGGCTCCGAAACCTGAAGACTTGAGCAAGTTGGACAGCGATCCATTAAGTGTTCGCGCTAATGCATATGATATTGTAATCAATGGAATCGAAGTCGGCGGTGGATCGATTCGTATACACGATCAGAAGAGCCAGTCGAAGATGTTCGAGTTGCTAGGGTTCTCTGCTGATGAGGCTAAAGCGCAATTCGGTTTCTTGATGGATGCTTTTACGTATGGCGCGCCGCCTCACGGAGGAATAGCACTTGGGTTCGATCGACTGGTTTCGATTTTTGCAGGTTTGGATTCGATTCGGGATGTTCTTGCTTTTCCAAAGAATAATGCAGGAAGAGATGTTATGATTGACTCTCCGTCGCCCATCACCCAACAACAGCTAAATGAACTTCAAATAAATTTGAAGTAA
- the dxs gene encoding 1-deoxy-D-xylulose-5-phosphate synthase: MDFEPGELLKNITTPADLKKLKESDLEQLSKELRQYIIDVVSVYGGHFGASLGVVELTVALHYVLNTPYDQLVWDVGHQAYGHKILTGRRELFHTNRRHNGLSGFPKRSESEYDTFGVGHSSTSISAALGMAVASAYKGETDRQHVAVIGDGAMTAGLAFEALNHAGIANTNLLVILNDNCMSIDPNVGALKEYLTSISTSKSYNRFRDDIGFVLGKISELGPDALGIVKKIEKSIKGTLLKNSNLFEALKFRYFGPVDGHDVKRLVKTLEDLKDIPGPKLLHCITVKGKGFAMAEKDQTKWHAPGLFDKITGEIKKSVNAKPVPPKYQDVFGHTIVELAEKNDKIMGITPAMPSGSSMNIMMKAMPDRAFDVGIAEQHAVTFSAGLATQGMVPFCNIYSSFMQRAYDQVIHDVALQKLNVVFCLDRAGIAGADGATHHGAYDLAYMRCVPNMIVSAPMNEEELRNLMYTAQLEDMGPFVIRYPRGQGVMTDWQQPMQAIAVGKGRKICDGEDVAILSIGHIGNEASKARLLLNEEGIYPAHYDMRFVKPLDHELLDEVFKKYKKVITIEDGVIEGGMGSAVLEYMADKSYFAQVVRLGIPDRVVEHGEQEELWSECGYDAKSIVKETKSLAISRITDTLAG, encoded by the coding sequence ATGGATTTTGAACCGGGAGAGTTACTCAAGAACATAACGACACCCGCCGACCTGAAAAAGCTAAAAGAGTCTGATCTGGAACAGCTTAGTAAGGAGTTGCGCCAGTATATTATCGATGTTGTTTCGGTATATGGAGGGCATTTTGGTGCGAGTTTGGGTGTGGTTGAGTTAACAGTAGCCTTACATTATGTTTTAAATACGCCCTATGACCAATTGGTCTGGGATGTCGGACATCAAGCATATGGTCACAAGATCCTCACCGGCCGACGTGAGCTTTTTCATACGAATAGGCGACACAACGGATTGAGTGGGTTTCCTAAACGTAGTGAGAGTGAGTATGACACTTTTGGGGTCGGACATTCTTCAACTTCTATTTCTGCGGCATTGGGAATGGCTGTTGCGTCAGCTTATAAGGGTGAAACGGATCGCCAACATGTGGCCGTAATCGGTGACGGTGCGATGACGGCTGGTTTGGCTTTCGAGGCCTTGAATCATGCCGGTATCGCCAATACAAATCTGTTGGTTATATTAAATGACAACTGCATGTCTATAGACCCGAACGTGGGTGCCTTAAAAGAGTATCTGACTAGCATTTCAACTTCGAAGTCATATAATCGTTTCCGTGATGATATAGGTTTTGTGCTCGGCAAGATTTCTGAGTTAGGTCCAGATGCATTAGGGATTGTTAAAAAAATTGAAAAGAGTATAAAAGGAACATTGCTAAAGAATAGCAATCTTTTTGAGGCTCTCAAATTTAGATATTTTGGCCCGGTCGATGGGCACGATGTTAAGCGTTTAGTCAAAACGTTGGAAGATCTAAAAGATATTCCGGGGCCTAAGCTTCTGCATTGTATTACTGTTAAAGGTAAAGGTTTTGCGATGGCAGAGAAGGATCAGACCAAGTGGCATGCACCCGGCTTATTCGATAAGATTACAGGGGAAATTAAGAAATCGGTAAACGCTAAACCTGTTCCTCCAAAATATCAAGATGTTTTCGGACACACGATTGTTGAGTTGGCGGAAAAAAATGACAAGATCATGGGCATTACACCAGCTATGCCATCTGGATCTTCGATGAATATTATGATGAAGGCCATGCCGGATCGTGCCTTTGATGTTGGGATTGCGGAGCAGCACGCTGTAACTTTCTCGGCCGGTTTAGCAACTCAAGGAATGGTACCTTTTTGTAATATCTATTCGAGTTTCATGCAACGTGCTTATGATCAAGTGATTCATGACGTAGCGCTTCAAAAACTGAACGTCGTTTTCTGTCTCGACAGAGCTGGAATTGCAGGTGCAGATGGAGCTACTCATCATGGGGCTTATGATCTCGCTTATATGCGCTGTGTTCCAAATATGATCGTATCGGCACCAATGAACGAAGAGGAGTTAAGAAACTTGATGTATACTGCTCAGTTGGAGGATATGGGGCCATTTGTAATACGATATCCACGTGGACAGGGAGTGATGACGGATTGGCAACAGCCCATGCAAGCCATTGCGGTCGGAAAAGGTAGAAAGATATGTGATGGAGAAGATGTAGCAATTCTTTCTATTGGACATATTGGCAATGAAGCAAGCAAAGCACGCTTATTATTAAATGAGGAAGGCATTTATCCCGCTCATTATGATATGCGTTTTGTTAAACCGCTTGATCATGAGTTGTTGGACGAAGTATTTAAAAAGTATAAAAAGGTCATTACGATTGAGGACGGCGTTATCGAAGGCGGGATGGGAAGTGCGGTGCTAGAATATATGGCGGACAAAAGCTATTTTGCGCAGGTAGTCCGTTTGGGGATTCCTGATAGGGTTGTCGAGCATGGGGAACAAGAAGAGCTTTGGAGTGAGTGTGGATATGATGCAAAATCGATTGTGAAAGAAACCAAAAGTCTGGCTATTAGTAGAATAACAGATACGCTGGCAGGCTAA
- a CDS encoding segregation and condensation protein A: protein MDQPHFEINLPQFEGPFDLLLFFIERDELNIHDVPIAKITQDFLNYIQQMTALNVEIASEFILVAATLMRIKARTLLPSTQDSEGEEVDPKEDLIQKLIIYKQFKNICEELRVLEEKRSHREKRKYIYQDLDRAAESNDYQEELQSFDLYKLMRVYDRLLKNHASRTQEVKHQVVQYPYTIEAQKKAITDLLSINEKLDFQSLLKNSDNKVHFVYNFLAILEMLQQQLIDIQVKSGYNNFQVSAR, encoded by the coding sequence ATGGATCAACCACACTTCGAAATAAACCTCCCACAGTTTGAAGGCCCATTTGATTTACTTTTATTCTTTATAGAACGCGATGAGCTGAATATACACGACGTGCCTATCGCAAAGATAACACAAGATTTTCTGAATTACATTCAACAGATGACGGCTTTAAATGTCGAAATAGCAAGCGAGTTTATCCTCGTCGCCGCTACATTAATGCGCATCAAAGCACGGACATTACTACCAAGCACTCAAGATTCAGAAGGAGAGGAGGTAGACCCAAAGGAAGACCTTATACAAAAACTGATCATATACAAGCAATTCAAAAATATTTGTGAAGAACTACGTGTTTTAGAGGAAAAGCGTAGCCATCGGGAAAAGCGCAAATACATATACCAGGATCTCGACCGTGCAGCTGAAAGCAACGACTACCAGGAAGAGCTCCAGTCGTTTGATCTATACAAATTAATGCGCGTATACGATCGGCTGCTAAAAAACCACGCTAGCCGCACACAAGAAGTAAAACATCAAGTCGTCCAATACCCCTATACGATCGAAGCTCAAAAAAAAGCAATAACAGACCTTCTCTCGATCAATGAAAAGCTCGACTTTCAGTCCTTATTAAAAAATTCAGACAATAAGGTTCATTTTGTATATAACTTCCTGGCGATCTTAGAAATGCTCCAACAGCAACTTATCGATATACAAGTTAAAAGTGGTTATAACAATTTTCAGGTAAGCGCGAGGTAA
- a CDS encoding dihydrodipicolinate synthase family protein → MKTLSKEQETLLKEGTVIPAIPLALTEERQFDEKRQRRLARYYVSTGIGGMAVAVHSTQFEIRDPEVNLFETVIRVVADEIDKATIERPFLKVAGICGPIPQAVQEAELALKYGYDMGLLSMGGLQGWSEEEILERTREVAKVIPLFGFYLQPSVGGRIFSYDFWSKFAEIENVKAIKAAPFNRYQTFDVMRAVSNSSRRDEIAMYTGNDDNIVSDLLATYRFTVEGKPYEKSFVGGMLGHWAVWTKKAVDLLAEIKAFKVNKTVDQYEELQKRGIEITDTNAALFDPANHFHGCIPGIHEVLRRQGLLEGRWCLNPNEELSPGQMEEIDRVYKDYPHLNDDDFVKAFLENDRESF, encoded by the coding sequence ATGAAAACATTAAGTAAAGAACAAGAAACACTTTTAAAGGAAGGTACAGTTATACCAGCAATTCCTTTGGCTCTCACTGAGGAGCGTCAATTCGATGAAAAGCGTCAGAGACGTTTAGCTCGTTATTACGTATCTACTGGAATAGGCGGTATGGCCGTGGCTGTACATTCGACGCAGTTTGAAATAAGGGATCCGGAGGTTAATTTATTCGAGACTGTCATTCGTGTAGTGGCTGATGAGATCGATAAAGCAACTATTGAGCGACCCTTTCTAAAAGTAGCCGGAATATGTGGCCCAATTCCGCAAGCTGTTCAGGAAGCTGAATTAGCTCTAAAGTATGGGTATGATATGGGTTTGCTCAGCATGGGTGGATTGCAGGGTTGGTCAGAAGAGGAAATTCTGGAGAGAACCCGCGAAGTTGCGAAAGTTATACCTTTATTTGGCTTTTACCTTCAACCATCGGTAGGCGGACGGATATTCAGCTATGATTTCTGGTCCAAATTTGCTGAAATTGAGAATGTAAAGGCTATTAAGGCTGCGCCATTCAATAGATATCAAACTTTTGATGTCATGCGTGCTGTTAGTAATAGTTCCAGGAGAGATGAAATAGCGATGTATACCGGCAACGACGATAATATAGTTTCTGACCTTTTGGCGACTTACCGGTTCACCGTTGAAGGGAAGCCTTATGAAAAGAGTTTTGTTGGTGGAATGTTGGGTCATTGGGCGGTTTGGACTAAAAAAGCAGTGGATCTTCTAGCAGAGATTAAAGCTTTTAAGGTTAATAAGACAGTTGATCAATACGAAGAATTGCAGAAACGGGGAATTGAAATTACCGACACGAATGCAGCCTTGTTTGATCCGGCAAATCATTTCCATGGATGTATACCTGGTATCCACGAAGTTTTAAGAAGACAAGGTTTGTTAGAAGGTAGGTGGTGCCTTAATCCGAATGAGGAGTTATCCCCAGGTCAGATGGAAGAGATTGATCGCGTTTATAAAGATTATCCACATTTGAATGATGATGATTTCGTGAAAGCTTTCTTGGAAAATGACAGAGAATCATTTTAA
- a CDS encoding NAD-dependent epimerase/dehydratase family protein produces MNLDALEYELLKPSPELLDDLAKVDGDIMLLGIGGKMGPSMARLIKRALADTGISKRVIGVSRFSDPELRESLERDGVETIAADLLNEDDLAALPKVENIIYLAGHKFGSHGNEPFTWAMNAYLPGRVAEHFKDSKIVAFSSGNVYPFSPANSGGLSEEVAPSPVGEYGQSCLGRERIFQHFSKKNNTPILIYRLNYAVDLRYGVVMEVAKAVLEGKAIDLSTGNVNVIWQGDANEIAIRALLHCESPAKVLNVTGPETLSVKWLAEQFGVAFDKEPKFVNEVQETALLSNASECHRLFGYPKVSIREIIDITATWLKEGGDLFNKATHFQEREGKF; encoded by the coding sequence ATGAATTTAGATGCACTAGAGTATGAGCTATTAAAACCTTCTCCGGAGTTGCTGGATGATCTTGCCAAGGTAGATGGTGATATTATGCTGTTGGGTATTGGCGGGAAGATGGGGCCAAGTATGGCAAGATTGATAAAAAGAGCGTTGGCGGATACGGGAATCTCAAAAAGAGTGATTGGGGTATCACGTTTTTCTGATCCGGAGCTCCGAGAAAGCCTTGAACGTGACGGTGTGGAGACTATTGCTGCCGATTTGTTAAATGAGGATGATCTAGCAGCTTTGCCTAAAGTGGAAAATATCATTTATTTAGCGGGACATAAGTTTGGCTCTCACGGGAATGAACCATTTACCTGGGCAATGAATGCATATTTGCCTGGCCGTGTTGCTGAACATTTCAAAGACTCGAAAATCGTCGCATTTTCGAGTGGAAATGTCTATCCGTTTTCGCCGGCAAATAGCGGTGGCTTGTCTGAAGAGGTCGCTCCGTCGCCTGTTGGTGAGTATGGGCAATCATGTTTGGGTAGAGAGCGTATTTTTCAGCATTTCTCAAAAAAGAATAATACGCCAATATTAATATACCGTTTAAATTATGCCGTTGATCTTCGTTACGGTGTGGTCATGGAAGTTGCAAAGGCCGTACTAGAAGGAAAAGCAATTGATTTAAGCACGGGTAACGTAAATGTAATTTGGCAGGGAGATGCAAATGAAATAGCTATTCGTGCGTTACTTCATTGTGAATCGCCAGCGAAGGTACTGAATGTTACAGGGCCGGAGACCCTATCCGTTAAATGGCTTGCAGAACAGTTCGGTGTTGCGTTTGATAAAGAACCTAAATTTGTCAACGAGGTGCAGGAGACTGCGCTGCTCAGTAATGCATCAGAGTGTCATCGGCTATTTGGTTATCCTAAAGTCTCTATCAGGGAAATAATCGACATTACAGCTACTTGGCTAAAAGAAGGAGGGGATCTTTTTAATAAAGCGACTCATTTTCAAGAAAGGGAGGGTAAATTCTAA
- a CDS encoding Nramp family divalent metal transporter, giving the protein MNKPKTKNPLIKWLLSLGPGIITAALVFGPSKITITTKLGAVYGYSLLWIVAVAILFMAVFTNIGERIGLADSRSLLTIIREKWSKAAAVIIGIGIFLVATSFQAGNSVGVGIAVAEASATSTVTWIVVFNLIGIFLLFFRKFYGILEKLMILLVSIMLFSFVTTLFFAKPDIAGIVQGFAPSIPLGSEGLVIAFIASCFSITGAFYQAYLVQERKRKGIIDVGEDGQHKKGGSGSLTGIIILGIMSAVVLICAAAVLNPQGISVTSASDMAKALEPLFGVYASDMFLVGLFGASFSSLVGNATLGGTLLSDALGYGSKLDSPITRVLIGLVMVCGSLIAILFGKLPLELIVFAQSITIFLVPFIGVAMFSIANRKDIMGIYVNKGFSKIIGGLGLVVLLALAIYNVYDMFLK; this is encoded by the coding sequence ATGAATAAACCAAAAACAAAAAACCCACTTATCAAATGGCTGCTGTCATTAGGGCCAGGTATTATTACTGCGGCGTTGGTATTCGGACCTAGTAAAATAACAATAACAACGAAGCTAGGAGCAGTGTATGGTTATTCTTTACTATGGATAGTCGCGGTTGCTATTCTCTTTATGGCGGTATTTACTAATATCGGAGAAAGGATCGGTTTAGCCGATAGCCGCTCCCTTTTAACAATCATACGTGAGAAATGGAGCAAAGCTGCCGCTGTTATTATCGGTATAGGTATATTCCTCGTTGCTACCTCATTTCAGGCGGGTAACTCTGTCGGCGTTGGGATTGCAGTAGCGGAAGCCAGTGCCACATCAACAGTTACTTGGATTGTCGTTTTTAATTTGATCGGTATATTTCTTCTGTTCTTCCGGAAATTTTATGGAATTCTTGAAAAGCTGATGATTCTTCTGGTGAGTATTATGTTGTTTTCCTTTGTTACAACGTTGTTTTTCGCTAAACCTGATATTGCAGGCATTGTTCAAGGTTTTGCCCCTTCCATACCGTTGGGGTCAGAAGGTCTGGTCATCGCATTTATTGCCTCGTGTTTTTCTATAACGGGTGCGTTTTATCAAGCTTATCTGGTTCAGGAAAGAAAGCGGAAAGGGATTATTGATGTTGGTGAAGACGGTCAACATAAAAAGGGGGGCAGCGGTAGTCTAACCGGTATTATTATTCTAGGTATTATGAGTGCCGTCGTGTTGATTTGTGCAGCAGCTGTTCTAAATCCACAAGGGATCTCGGTGACCAGTGCTTCCGATATGGCTAAGGCTCTAGAACCACTTTTTGGAGTTTACGCTTCTGATATGTTTTTAGTGGGACTGTTCGGTGCTTCATTTTCATCTCTCGTCGGTAATGCCACACTTGGAGGCACACTGTTGAGCGATGCATTGGGTTATGGGAGTAAACTAGATTCCCCGATCACGCGAGTATTGATTGGATTGGTCATGGTTTGTGGGTCTCTTATCGCTATTTTGTTTGGGAAACTCCCGCTGGAATTGATTGTTTTCGCGCAAAGCATTACTATCTTTTTGGTGCCTTTTATCGGAGTGGCTATGTTTTCGATTGCAAACCGAAAGGATATTATGGGAATCTATGTCAACAAGGGTTTTTCTAAGATTATAGGTGGTCTAGGATTGGTTGTTTTACTAGCCTTGGCAATTTACAATGTATACGATATGTTTTTAAAGTAA
- the glyA gene encoding serine hydroxymethyltransferase — MERDNLIFDLINEELERQEEGLELIASENFVSKQVMEAAGSVLTNKYAEGLPGKRYYGGCEVVDEIETIAIDRAKQLFNAEWANVQPHSGAQANAAVFLAVLKPGDKILGFDLSHGGHLTHGSPVNSSGKLYEPHFYGVEKETGRIDYKALEETALREKPKLIICGASAYSRDWDYKFIREVADKIGALVLADISHPAGLIARGLLNDPLPHCHIVTTTTHKTLRGPRGGLILLGKDFENPFGLKTPKGEIRMMSSLLDLAVFPGTQGGPLEHTIAAKAIAFGEALSDEYMDYIVQVKKNAEAMAHAFIEKDYQVISGGTDNHLMLIDLRNKDITGKVAERVLGEAGITINKNMIPFDDKSAFITSGIRVGTAAITTRGLKEADMKTVVDFIDEALVSHEDEEKLADIHNQVNEMMARFPLYK; from the coding sequence ATGGAAAGAGATAATCTAATATTTGACCTGATCAATGAAGAATTGGAGAGGCAAGAAGAAGGTTTGGAATTAATCGCCTCAGAAAATTTTGTAAGCAAACAGGTTATGGAAGCTGCCGGGTCTGTATTGACCAATAAATATGCAGAAGGGCTTCCCGGAAAACGTTATTATGGAGGCTGCGAGGTAGTTGACGAGATTGAAACCATCGCCATCGACCGCGCCAAGCAACTATTTAACGCCGAGTGGGCCAACGTGCAACCTCACTCCGGAGCACAGGCAAATGCAGCCGTTTTTTTAGCAGTACTGAAACCGGGCGACAAAATATTAGGTTTTGACCTTTCTCATGGTGGACATTTAACTCACGGCTCGCCGGTAAACTCCTCTGGCAAACTTTACGAACCTCATTTCTATGGTGTCGAAAAAGAGACAGGAAGAATAGATTATAAAGCGTTGGAAGAAACCGCTCTTCGCGAAAAACCAAAATTGATTATTTGTGGTGCTTCTGCATACTCACGCGATTGGGATTACAAATTTATCCGCGAAGTAGCCGACAAGATCGGAGCATTGGTATTAGCTGACATTTCCCACCCTGCCGGACTGATTGCCCGCGGACTTTTAAACGATCCTCTTCCTCATTGCCATATCGTAACAACAACAACACATAAAACGCTTCGTGGACCGCGTGGAGGATTAATCTTATTGGGTAAAGATTTTGAAAATCCATTTGGTTTGAAAACACCTAAAGGAGAGATTCGGATGATGTCGTCCTTGCTAGATCTGGCTGTTTTCCCAGGTACACAAGGAGGCCCACTTGAACATACCATCGCTGCGAAAGCAATTGCTTTCGGCGAAGCTTTGAGTGACGAATACATGGATTATATCGTTCAGGTAAAGAAAAATGCAGAAGCAATGGCTCATGCCTTCATTGAGAAAGACTATCAAGTTATATCGGGTGGAACAGACAACCACTTGATGCTTATCGACCTGCGCAATAAGGATATAACAGGAAAAGTAGCCGAACGTGTTTTAGGTGAAGCAGGTATTACCATTAATAAAAACATGATCCCTTTTGATGACAAATCGGCCTTCATAACTTCTGGAATTCGTGTAGGAACAGCCGCAATTACTACCCGTGGACTTAAGGAAGCGGATATGAAAACAGTCGTGGACTTTATTGACGAAGCATTGGTGAGCCACGAAGACGAAGAAAAATTAGCCGACATCCATAATCAAGTCAATGAAATGATGGCACGTTTTCCTCTCTATAAATAA